In the genome of Solibacillus silvestris, one region contains:
- a CDS encoding chorismate mutase (catalyzes the formation of 3-deoxy-D-aribino-hept-2-ulosonate 7-phosphate from phosphoenolpyruvate and D-erythrose 4-phosphate and the formation of prephenate from chorismate) has product MHQQDLESLRSQIDSLNLEILRLINERASVVEEIGKIKEKQGVNRYDPLRERHMLDLIKENNNGPLNQMTVDYIFKQIFKTALKQLEAEKKKELLVSRKEKSEDTVINVNGELIGTGAPSFVFGPCAVESYEQVAAVAATIQEKGLKLIRGGAYKPRTSPYDFQGLGLEGLKILKDVSKEYGLGVITEIVTPADLDHALDYIDVIQIGARNMQNFELLKAAGATNKPVLLKRGLAATIDEFIHAAEYIMSKGNENIILCERGIRTYEKATRNTLDISAVPILKQETHLPVMVDVTHSTGRRDLLLPCSKAAIAIGADGVMAEVHPDPSVALSDQQQQMDIPTFNAYYEELLKFMKQYEVSK; this is encoded by the coding sequence ATGCATCAACAAGATTTAGAAAGCTTACGCAGCCAGATTGACAGCTTGAACTTAGAAATTTTACGTTTAATTAATGAACGTGCATCAGTAGTAGAAGAAATCGGTAAAATTAAAGAAAAGCAAGGTGTCAATCGCTATGATCCACTTCGTGAGCGTCACATGCTTGACTTAATTAAGGAAAATAATAACGGTCCTTTAAATCAAATGACGGTTGATTATATTTTTAAACAAATCTTCAAAACAGCCCTTAAACAATTAGAAGCAGAAAAGAAAAAGGAATTACTCGTTTCACGTAAAGAAAAGTCAGAAGATACTGTCATTAATGTAAATGGTGAATTAATTGGTACAGGAGCTCCTTCTTTCGTATTTGGACCGTGTGCGGTTGAGTCATATGAGCAAGTTGCTGCAGTTGCTGCAACGATTCAGGAAAAAGGCTTAAAATTAATTCGCGGTGGTGCATACAAACCACGTACATCTCCATATGATTTCCAAGGCTTAGGTCTGGAAGGTCTAAAGATTTTAAAGGATGTTTCTAAAGAGTACGGTTTAGGTGTCATCACAGAAATCGTAACACCTGCTGATTTAGACCATGCATTGGACTACATCGATGTTATTCAAATTGGTGCCCGCAATATGCAAAACTTTGAACTGTTAAAAGCGGCTGGAGCAACAAATAAACCAGTTTTATTAAAACGTGGTTTAGCAGCGACAATCGATGAGTTTATTCATGCAGCAGAATACATTATGTCAAAAGGTAATGAAAACATTATTTTATGTGAACGCGGTATTCGCACATATGAAAAAGCAACTCGTAACACATTGGATATTTCTGCAGTTCCGATTTTAAAACAAGAAACACATTTACCGGTAATGGTAGACGTGACGCACTCTACAGGACGTCGTGATTTATTATTGCCATGTTCAAAAGCGGCAATCGCTATTGGAGCAGATGGAGTAATGGCAGAAGTGCATCCAGATCCATCAGTTGCATTATCGGATCAGCAGCAGCAAATGGATATTCCAACTTTCAATGCTTACTACGAAGAACTTTTAAAATTCATGAAGCAATACGAAGTGTCAAAATAA
- a CDS encoding cell division protein, protein MANKLFALDIGTRSVVGIILEQHADTYHVADILVREHKERAMVDGQIHNVLYVAELIQEIKNELEETHGPLEKVSVAAAGRALKTEQASVSISIKNRPIFTEEDINRLELQAVQQAQQQLLLHKEDTKNNHYYCVGYSVLYFRLDGEEIGSLLDQQGEEASVEVIATFLPRVVVESLLAALKRANLEMEALTLEPIAAINVLIPPSMRRLNVALVDIGAGTSDIAITDKSTVVAYGMVPTAGDEITESLSDHYLLDFPVAEMAKRQLHTSDEVLIQDILGFDEYFPREEVIKAIYPAIENLAKSIGEEILRLNNNTPPKAVMLVGGGSLTPHLTEEIGKILNLPANRVAVRDVNAIQNLTRAPHIAATPELVTPIGIAIAAQKSPIHYMSIKVNEQVVRLFELKEMTVGDAFLAANVRAKQLYGKPGHGLSITVNGQNVFVPGEHGQPAQIILNGEHASIKSLIKNGDQIQLIPGKDGSGASVTIGEIIDHASVKIVTIQETQYTIGPKIFVNGKIGKMDSLLQDRDVIVVETSETVEDVLKLINYSIHAKQFQPYFVHIDGKPVSFPDFSSQLYINGKPGKLHYPVQNSDNITFKQRHLPTAEQIAAHLNLLLEEKVIVTFQQEQVELVKTARDFSVNGQVVQREATVPNGATISIIEKESSKWIYQDVFRFSSWQLPASFKGSFTILKNGQPSSFDAEIFGGDQLEIHLTDQPIVG, encoded by the coding sequence ATGGCAAACAAATTGTTCGCACTTGATATCGGAACACGCTCCGTTGTCGGCATTATTTTAGAGCAACATGCAGATACCTATCATGTGGCCGATATTTTAGTAAGAGAACATAAAGAACGGGCAATGGTTGATGGTCAAATACATAATGTTTTGTACGTAGCCGAGCTTATACAGGAAATTAAGAATGAATTGGAAGAGACGCATGGACCTTTGGAAAAAGTAAGTGTTGCAGCAGCAGGACGGGCATTAAAAACCGAACAGGCCAGTGTTTCCATTTCTATTAAAAACCGACCGATCTTTACGGAAGAAGATATTAACCGCCTGGAACTGCAAGCAGTACAACAGGCCCAGCAACAATTATTGCTTCATAAGGAAGATACAAAAAATAATCATTATTACTGTGTCGGCTATTCTGTTTTGTATTTCCGTCTGGATGGTGAAGAAATTGGAAGTCTTCTCGATCAGCAAGGTGAGGAAGCATCCGTAGAAGTGATTGCCACTTTCCTGCCACGTGTTGTTGTGGAATCATTGCTTGCTGCATTAAAACGGGCCAATTTGGAAATGGAAGCCCTCACTTTAGAACCGATTGCCGCAATAAATGTGCTGATCCCTCCTTCAATGCGCCGTTTGAATGTAGCACTTGTTGATATTGGTGCGGGAACATCGGATATTGCCATTACAGATAAAAGCACGGTTGTAGCATATGGGATGGTGCCGACTGCTGGCGATGAAATTACGGAAAGTTTAAGTGACCATTATTTATTGGATTTTCCGGTCGCTGAAATGGCCAAACGACAATTACATACGAGTGATGAAGTTCTTATTCAGGATATTTTAGGATTTGACGAATATTTTCCACGTGAAGAAGTGATCAAAGCAATATATCCTGCCATTGAAAACTTGGCAAAGTCCATCGGAGAAGAAATTTTACGGTTAAACAACAACACACCTCCAAAAGCGGTCATGCTAGTAGGTGGAGGAAGTTTAACCCCCCACTTAACAGAAGAAATCGGAAAAATATTAAATTTACCGGCTAACCGTGTGGCGGTACGTGATGTGAATGCCATTCAGAATTTAACACGCGCACCACATATTGCAGCAACGCCTGAGCTTGTGACACCGATCGGGATTGCGATTGCCGCACAAAAATCACCGATTCATTACATGTCTATTAAAGTAAACGAACAAGTTGTACGCCTCTTTGAGTTGAAGGAAATGACAGTCGGGGATGCTTTTTTGGCTGCGAACGTCAGAGCAAAACAACTATATGGAAAGCCAGGACATGGTTTGTCGATTACAGTGAACGGTCAAAATGTTTTCGTACCTGGGGAGCATGGACAGCCAGCACAGATCATATTGAATGGTGAACATGCATCGATTAAATCCCTTATTAAAAATGGAGATCAAATACAACTGATTCCCGGAAAAGATGGGTCAGGCGCATCTGTTACGATAGGGGAAATTATTGATCATGCTTCCGTAAAGATTGTGACAATCCAAGAAACGCAATATACTATTGGACCGAAAATATTCGTAAACGGGAAAATCGGAAAAATGGATTCGCTTTTACAGGACCGCGATGTAATTGTCGTCGAAACAAGCGAAACGGTGGAAGATGTATTGAAATTAATAAACTATTCTATACATGCAAAGCAGTTCCAACCGTATTTTGTCCATATCGATGGGAAACCTGTATCCTTCCCTGATTTTTCATCTCAGCTTTACATTAATGGTAAGCCCGGGAAACTGCATTACCCTGTTCAAAATAGTGATAACATTACATTTAAACAGCGTCATTTACCTACTGCTGAGCAAATTGCCGCCCATTTGAATTTGTTATTGGAAGAAAAGGTGATTGTTACGTTCCAGCAAGAACAGGTGGAACTTGTAAAAACAGCGAGAGATTTTTCTGTAAACGGTCAAGTTGTACAGCGTGAAGCAACAGTGCCGAATGGGGCTACAATTAGTATTATCGAAAAAGAGTCAAGCAAATGGATTTATCAGGATGTCTTTCGATTTTCCAGCTGGCAGCTTCCTGCGTCATTTAAAGGGTCATTTACGATTTTAAAGAATGGGCAGCCTTCTTCATTTGATGCTGAAATATTTGGTGGCGATCAACTGGAAATCCATCTAACTGATCAGCCGATTGTTGGTTAA
- a CDS encoding UDP-N-acetylmuramate--L-alanine ligase codes for MTRYHFTGIKGSGMSSLAQILFDAGEQVQGSDYETYYFTEQPLRDRGIEILNFDENNIKEGLTVIAGNAFNDDHPELVRARELGVEVIRYHKFLGEYSNRYTSIAITGAHGKTSTTGLMSHVVGGYMPTSYLIGDGTGSGKEDASYFVMEACEYRRHFLAYHPDYAIMTNIDFDHPDYFTSIDDVYDAFQQLALQVNKAIIACGDDEQLQKIQANVPVVYYGFDPANDFSARNIVKTSEGTEFDVYVRNEFYSKFFIPLFGDHTILNTLAVISLCHYEGVPAKLIQERLNTYGGVKRRFTETKVGNAILVDDYAHHPTEIAATLQSARQKYPEREVVAVFQPHTFTRTKAFLQNFADSLSGADATYLCDIFGSAREKQGELTINDLANLIDGCTVLTIETVDQLKKHENAVFLFMGAGDVHKYQDAFEAILN; via the coding sequence ATGACACGCTATCATTTTACCGGTATTAAAGGTTCAGGCATGAGTTCCCTGGCGCAAATCCTATTTGATGCAGGAGAACAAGTTCAAGGTTCCGACTATGAAACATATTATTTCACGGAGCAACCATTACGTGACCGAGGAATAGAAATTTTAAATTTTGATGAAAACAATATTAAAGAAGGTTTAACAGTTATTGCAGGGAATGCATTTAATGATGATCATCCAGAATTAGTGCGTGCACGGGAGCTAGGTGTTGAAGTCATTCGCTATCATAAGTTTTTAGGCGAGTACAGCAATCGCTATACTTCAATTGCCATTACAGGTGCACATGGTAAAACGTCTACGACTGGTTTAATGAGCCATGTTGTAGGCGGTTATATGCCGACATCTTATTTAATCGGTGATGGTACTGGTTCAGGTAAAGAAGATGCTTCCTATTTTGTTATGGAAGCATGTGAATACCGTCGCCACTTTTTAGCGTATCATCCGGATTATGCAATCATGACGAATATCGATTTTGATCACCCGGATTATTTCACGAGCATTGATGATGTATATGATGCTTTCCAACAGCTGGCTTTACAAGTGAATAAAGCAATTATTGCCTGCGGGGATGATGAACAGCTTCAGAAAATTCAAGCCAATGTACCAGTGGTTTATTATGGTTTTGATCCTGCAAATGATTTTTCTGCGCGTAATATTGTTAAAACATCGGAAGGAACGGAATTTGATGTTTATGTACGTAATGAGTTTTACAGTAAATTCTTTATTCCGTTATTCGGTGACCATACGATTTTAAACACGTTGGCGGTAATTTCACTGTGTCATTATGAAGGAGTTCCGGCAAAGCTGATCCAAGAACGCCTAAATACGTATGGCGGGGTAAAACGTCGCTTTACTGAAACGAAAGTTGGCAATGCGATCTTAGTGGATGATTATGCACACCACCCGACAGAAATTGCGGCAACTTTGCAATCAGCTCGACAAAAATATCCTGAGCGTGAAGTTGTAGCGGTATTCCAGCCACATACGTTTACTCGAACTAAAGCATTTTTACAAAACTTTGCTGATAGTTTGAGCGGTGCCGACGCAACCTATTTATGTGATATTTTTGGTTCTGCACGCGAAAAGCAAGGAGAGCTTACGATTAATGATTTAGCTAACTTAATTGATGGCTGTACTGTTTTAACAATTGAAACAGTAGATCAACTTAAAAAACATGAAAATGCCGTGTTCCTGTTTATGGGAGCGGGAGATGTTCATAAATATCAAGATGCATTTGAAGCAATTTTGAATTAA
- a CDS encoding cell division protein FtsK: MSWIKNKFNKLFKMDPDEEYDDYEEYSQMDDINQSKQTEAQQNYQEEKEAPKKAFRFPLIEDDYEETANQENEQRQTTRFYDDDKEKLTLPNYLQKHTVQEVYDVEVSGIRDLLERRRKGKGQTNVVHTRDPVRRLPNLKEEREAIRHNKPVRAERMENKQILKPIEIRKRFIPTDVPSPVHGFKKPSSIETLIEKQQEEKLKNKEQQHSSIIEPVQNETPEHLDEPVAVPSPDEDQQTVIEQQEHLIHESSLAVEIPQTEPVESETEPELEHEEVVLVEKDEPAEVDQQPMEETILEQQNEAVTDIGNEQEDTVKGDTPVAETINDVQVKHVTIENSTIHIGQLNVEQMPPSEEATIIEQNKEETDIVQPISTRSRVPFNVVMLKSDKQKLMTKQFVEQQLSLQSKKNKEDEVKREECVNTFEEPNEAFTERENFVQHENDVEVETFYQDTQTTQNDAREAHENDQVITFNEQVVKHEPNSQLEEGTMRNSTSTSIGLLERESVVPAQEDELLEVAATTEAIVEEVPETLDIQGVPEIQEVTVLPLVNEEEDPIVEETSDIKESTSQELAVDEAETLIEAPPVKRIPYVKPPLEYLVPPEEMVEDRDWMDEQGENLVEALSHFQVQAQIESIVQGPAVTQFEITVGHGTKVSKVRNLMDDIKLALAAKDIRIDAPIPGKRSIGIEIPNRISRSVRLSEVTESASFKDSDSPLEAALGLDLTGKPVTIDLRKMPHGLIAGATGSGKSVCINSILVSLLYKANPNELKLMLIDPKMVELAPFNHIPHLVSPVITDVKAATAALKWAVEEMERRYELFMHSGARKIEAYNKMCDANGMYAQKLPYLLIVIDELADLMMMSPQDVEDSIVRITQKARAAGIHLIVATQRPSVDVITGLIKSNIPTRIAFSVSSQIDSRTILDSQGAERLLGRGDMLYLGNGMSAPTRIQGTFVTDDEIEEIIEYVREQGEPQYIFKQEELLKRSETIEEQDELFEEACRFVFEQGSASTSLLQRRYHIGYNRAARLIDMLERHGYVSEPKGSKPRDVYITEEELFEQFGG; encoded by the coding sequence ATGAGTTGGATTAAAAATAAATTTAATAAACTATTTAAAATGGATCCAGATGAAGAATATGATGATTATGAAGAGTATTCCCAAATGGACGATATAAACCAATCAAAACAAACTGAGGCACAGCAAAATTATCAGGAAGAAAAAGAAGCACCGAAAAAAGCATTCCGATTCCCTTTAATAGAAGATGATTATGAGGAAACAGCGAATCAAGAAAATGAGCAGAGACAAACGACGCGATTTTATGATGATGACAAGGAAAAATTGACATTACCAAATTATTTGCAAAAGCATACAGTACAGGAAGTATATGATGTCGAAGTATCTGGTATACGAGATTTACTGGAACGCCGCCGTAAAGGGAAAGGTCAAACAAATGTTGTGCACACAAGAGATCCTGTTCGTCGCTTGCCGAATTTAAAGGAAGAGCGGGAAGCAATACGCCATAATAAGCCTGTACGCGCGGAGAGAATGGAAAACAAACAAATTCTAAAACCGATCGAAATTAGGAAACGTTTTATTCCTACCGATGTTCCGTCGCCTGTACACGGATTTAAAAAGCCGTCATCGATTGAAACATTAATCGAAAAACAGCAGGAAGAAAAGCTTAAAAATAAGGAACAGCAACATTCATCAATAATTGAACCTGTGCAGAATGAAACGCCAGAACATTTGGACGAACCAGTTGCTGTACCATCACCAGATGAAGATCAACAGACCGTAATAGAGCAGCAGGAACATTTAATACACGAGTCTTCTTTAGCAGTTGAGATTCCACAAACAGAACCAGTTGAATCAGAAACAGAACCTGAACTTGAGCATGAAGAAGTGGTTTTAGTCGAAAAGGATGAACCAGCTGAGGTAGACCAACAACCAATGGAAGAAACGATACTTGAGCAACAGAACGAAGCAGTGACTGACATAGGAAATGAACAGGAAGATACTGTAAAAGGTGACACACCTGTTGCAGAAACAATCAATGATGTTCAAGTGAAGCATGTGACGATTGAAAACTCGACGATTCACATTGGTCAATTGAATGTAGAGCAAATGCCACCATCTGAGGAAGCGACTATCATTGAGCAAAATAAGGAAGAAACGGACATAGTACAGCCGATCAGCACAAGAAGCCGTGTTCCTTTTAATGTGGTAATGCTGAAGTCAGATAAGCAAAAATTAATGACAAAGCAATTTGTCGAGCAGCAACTAAGTCTACAAAGTAAAAAAAATAAAGAAGACGAAGTTAAGCGAGAAGAATGTGTAAATACGTTTGAAGAGCCAAATGAAGCTTTTACTGAACGAGAAAATTTTGTGCAACATGAAAACGATGTTGAAGTGGAAACTTTTTATCAAGATACTCAAACAACTCAGAATGATGCACGGGAAGCACATGAAAATGATCAAGTCATTACTTTTAACGAGCAAGTCGTAAAGCATGAACCAAACAGTCAGCTTGAAGAGGGAACGATGAGGAATTCTACTTCTACATCAATTGGATTGCTGGAACGTGAATCCGTTGTACCGGCACAAGAAGATGAACTTTTAGAAGTTGCTGCAACTACGGAAGCGATAGTGGAAGAAGTTCCAGAAACATTGGATATTCAAGGAGTACCCGAAATTCAAGAAGTGACCGTACTTCCTTTAGTTAATGAAGAGGAAGATCCGATTGTTGAAGAAACGTCAGACATAAAAGAATCTACTTCACAAGAATTGGCAGTGGATGAAGCGGAAACTTTAATAGAAGCACCTCCAGTTAAAAGAATACCTTATGTAAAACCACCTCTTGAATATTTAGTACCACCGGAGGAAATGGTAGAAGACCGTGACTGGATGGATGAGCAAGGCGAAAATTTAGTGGAAGCACTATCGCATTTCCAGGTTCAGGCACAAATTGAATCGATCGTACAAGGACCTGCTGTTACGCAATTCGAAATTACGGTAGGGCACGGAACGAAAGTAAGTAAAGTCCGCAATTTAATGGATGATATTAAATTGGCCTTGGCTGCAAAGGATATTCGTATTGATGCGCCAATTCCGGGGAAACGTTCAATCGGTATTGAAATTCCAAACCGGATTTCGCGTTCGGTCCGTCTTTCTGAAGTGACAGAATCAGCATCGTTTAAAGATTCTGATTCTCCATTAGAGGCGGCACTGGGCTTGGACTTAACAGGGAAGCCTGTCACAATCGACTTACGGAAAATGCCGCATGGTTTAATTGCCGGAGCGACAGGATCGGGTAAATCGGTATGTATTAACTCGATTTTAGTCAGCCTGCTTTACAAAGCAAATCCGAATGAATTAAAGCTAATGCTGATTGACCCGAAAATGGTGGAACTGGCACCATTTAACCATATTCCGCATTTAGTCAGCCCTGTTATTACAGATGTTAAAGCGGCTACTGCAGCATTAAAGTGGGCAGTAGAAGAAATGGAAAGACGTTATGAGTTATTTATGCACAGCGGTGCACGTAAAATAGAAGCATATAATAAAATGTGTGATGCAAATGGTATGTATGCACAGAAGCTACCATACTTATTGATTGTCATCGATGAGTTGGCAGATTTAATGATGATGTCTCCACAAGATGTGGAAGATAGCATTGTGCGAATTACGCAAAAAGCCCGTGCTGCAGGAATTCATTTGATTGTTGCTACACAGCGCCCTTCTGTAGATGTTATTACAGGCCTGATAAAATCAAATATTCCAACGCGTATCGCCTTTTCTGTATCATCGCAAATCGACTCTCGTACAATATTGGATTCGCAGGGCGCAGAACGATTGCTTGGTCGCGGAGATATGCTATATTTAGGAAATGGAATGTCGGCTCCAACCCGTATTCAAGGTACATTTGTTACAGATGACGAAATCGAAGAAATTATCGAGTATGTACGTGAACAAGGAGAGCCACAATATATTTTTAAACAGGAAGAATTATTAAAACGCTCAGAAACAATAGAGGAACAAGATGAGTTGTTTGAAGAGGCATGCCGATTTGTGTTTGAACAAGGCTCAGCATCGACATCACTTTTACAACGCCGTTATCATATTGGCTATAATCGAGCAGCTAGATTAATCGATATGTTAGAGCGACATGGTTATGTTTCAGAACCAAAAGGAAGCAAACCGAGAGATGTATATATTACAGAAGAAGAGCTGTTTGAGCAATTTGGAGGCTAA
- a CDS encoding tRNA-binding protein, giving the protein MKVAYNKAHVGDVLLVQLAMEPIVKTAMDRAGDVAILKEETTGEVKAFNLFNASKYVELDVAGNVEVTPELVDKLEAALQANGAEISLEVDFSPKFVVGYVESKEKHPNADKLSVCKVNVGDETLQIVCGAPNVDAGQKVVVAKVGAVMPSGLLIKEGNLRGEDSFGMLCSARELAIPGAPEVKGILVLDDSAEVGSPFEVSTR; this is encoded by the coding sequence ATGAAAGTAGCTTACAACAAAGCACATGTAGGAGATGTCCTACTAGTTCAATTAGCAATGGAGCCAATCGTAAAAACAGCGATGGATCGCGCTGGCGATGTAGCCATCCTAAAAGAAGAAACAACTGGTGAAGTGAAAGCATTCAACCTTTTTAATGCAAGCAAATACGTAGAACTGGATGTTGCAGGGAATGTAGAAGTAACACCGGAACTTGTAGATAAATTAGAAGCGGCTTTACAAGCAAATGGCGCAGAAATTTCTTTAGAAGTAGATTTTTCTCCAAAATTTGTAGTCGGCTATGTTGAATCAAAAGAAAAGCATCCAAATGCAGATAAACTAAGTGTTTGTAAAGTGAACGTTGGGGATGAAACATTACAAATCGTATGTGGCGCACCGAATGTAGATGCAGGTCAAAAAGTAGTTGTCGCAAAAGTTGGTGCTGTGATGCCTTCTGGTTTGTTGATCAAAGAAGGAAACTTACGTGGTGAAGATTCATTCGGTATGCTTTGCTCTGCACGTGAACTGGCAATTCCAGGCGCACCGGAAGTAAAAGGTATTTTAGTACTGGATGATTCTGCAGAAGTAGGAAGCCCATTTGAGGTTTCAACTCGTTAA
- the yjjX gene encoding NTPase (pyrophosphatase; has activity against dUTP and dITP; the crystal structure of the Vibrio protein showed similarity to Methanococcus janaschii Mj0226; in Vibrio cholerae this gene is part of the Mba operon that is involved in regulation and maintenance of biofilms; in Escherichia coli overexpression of this gene leads to resistance to an HMP analog): MTYIKIGKPVFIGIDRLKNEQLGDEIMKVAVGSKNKAKLGAVEVIVKQYFPEAAIENMDVPSDVSIQPFSNEETRQGAINRARHTMMLTNADITFGLEGGVDEIEGTMYCCNWGAAVLKDGTVIASSGAQFALPEEIAQELRMGKELGPVMDVYTNSENIRHHQGAVGIFSNNLIDRKEMFEHIVKLLVGQILFKMNKDQKDQI; this comes from the coding sequence GTGACTTACATAAAAATCGGTAAACCAGTTTTTATTGGTATAGACCGTTTAAAAAATGAACAGCTTGGAGATGAAATAATGAAAGTAGCAGTCGGATCGAAAAATAAAGCAAAATTAGGTGCCGTTGAAGTAATTGTTAAACAGTATTTCCCGGAAGCGGCAATAGAAAATATGGATGTACCTTCTGATGTGTCGATTCAACCATTCTCAAATGAAGAAACAAGACAGGGTGCAATCAATCGTGCACGTCATACGATGATGCTGACAAATGCTGATATAACATTTGGACTTGAAGGCGGCGTCGATGAAATTGAAGGAACAATGTATTGCTGTAATTGGGGGGCGGCTGTTTTAAAGGATGGCACAGTCATTGCCAGCTCAGGAGCACAATTTGCCTTACCTGAAGAAATTGCACAGGAGCTTCGTATGGGAAAGGAACTTGGACCAGTGATGGACGTCTATACAAATAGCGAAAATATTCGTCATCATCAAGGGGCAGTGGGTATTTTTTCAAATAATCTGATTGACCGAAAAGAAATGTTTGAACACATTGTTAAGTTATTAGTTGGCCAAATACTGTTTAAAATGAATAAAGATCAAAAGGACCAGATATAG